ATGCAATTTTCAACTACCGGCCGCTTAACCGGATTGGCCATCACCGCCTTGCTGCTTCCAACGCTCAGCAGCGCGGCGGAACCCGCCACCGTAGGCTTCGACATCCCCGCTCAATCGCTGGCCGGCGCCCTAACCCGCTTCTCCGCCGCCACCGGTTTGCAGGTGCTATACGACGGGGACTTGGCGCAAAACATCGGCGCCCCGGCGTTAAAGGGGAACTACAGCGCCGAGCAAGCCTTGCGAAAACTGTTGCAAGGTTCCGGTTTGAATTACCGTTTCAGTAACGGCAATACAGTGACGTTGGAGAAAGCGGCTGTGGCAGCGCCACAGTCGGCTAATACGATGCCGGCAATTACGGTTACTGGTAGAAATGTTTACGACTCGACCGATCCCTACAATACAGCCTACACGGTCGCTAATTCCAGCACGGCCTTGAAGACCGACGCTCCGCTAATGGAGACACCGGTGAATGTTCAGATTATTCCGAAAGCAGTGTTGAACGATCAGCAGGCCATCACCATCGATACCGCTCTAAAAAACGTATCTGGTGTCATGACCGGCGAGGGTTCCGGCGGTCTTTCCGACGATATATATATGCGCGGTTTCAGAACTTCGGTGATTTATCGCAACGGCTACCGCTTCGACAATCAGTTCGCCTCGTGGGGCAAACGGGAAATGGCGAATGTTGAACGTATTGAGGTAGTAAAGGGTTCTGCCGCAGTGATGTACGGACAGATGGAACCGGGCGGTATGGTAAACGTGGTGACCAAGCAACCTCTCGCAACATCCTATTACGCGGCGCAACAGCAGTTTGGTTCTTACGGCCTTTACCGTACCACTGTCGATGCCAATACGCCGCTGACCAGTGATGACACCTTACTGTTCCGTTTCAATGGGGCCTATGAAAGCGCAGGTTCTTTTCGTGACCTTGTTAATAGCGAACGGATTTTTCTTGCGCCGATTTTAAAATGGAACATCAGCGATCGCACTCAGGCAACCCTGGAAATGGAATACCGCCATGACAACCTGATCAACGATACTCAAGCGTGGCCTTACGTCAACGGTCAGTTTATCAACATGCCCAAAAGTCGCAATTTGATGGAAGCCACGCCTCAGAATATCGACGATATCTTTCTCGGCGCTAACTGGTCGCACGAATTCAACGACGATTGGAAAATCAGCAACCGTTTTGCGATGGAACGCATGAGCACGCCTAACAATCTGGCTATGAGACCCAATAGCGCCGACGGCAAACTACTCAACGGTACCACGTTACCAAGGGTAGTCTTTGGTCAGCCCACCGACATCAATACCTATTTCACTACCCTGGATTTAACCGGTCATTTTGATACCTTTGGTCTGGAGCATACAGTACTGTTCGGAGGAGATTATTATAATTTTAGAAATTCAAGCCGGGCTTATAACAGTGTTAATGTGCCTGCTATCGATGTATACGCCCCCATGCACAGCGGTTTGATTTATCCAACCACCTATTCTAACCGCCTAACCGAAACCGACTATTATGGGCTTTACGGGCAAGATCAGATCAAACTCCCTTTCGGTTTCAGCGTTGTAGGCGGACTACGCTATCAGTACATCAATCAGGCCGTAAAACATAGAAATCTTGACTACGCCTATAGTGCGGTGACACCAAGGGTTGGTGTGGTGTGGCAAGCTCAAAACTGGTTGAGTCTTTATGGTAACTATGTGGAAAACTTTGGCGCTAATAACGGTTTGGGGCAAGGTGGCAATGTATTACCTCCACAAAGTGCCCAACAATGGGAAACTGGCATCAAAATGGAGTTTTTTGACGGCAAAGCTAGTGCCAACTTCGGATACTTCGATTTAACCAAACAAAACGTTGCCACGGCCGATCCCAATAATCCTAATTCTCCTTTTCAAGTTGCTATTGGGGAAGTACACAGTAATGGCCCTGAAGTGGATTTGCGCGGTGAGTTCTTACCAGGATGGAACGCCATTGCTACTTATGCAAACCTGAATGCCATTGTTACTAAGGATTACAGTGGTATAGAAGGTAATCACCTATTTGCCGTGCCACGCAACATGGGCAGTTTATGGAATACCTACGAATTTCAATCAACTGACTTAAAAGGTCTAAAAATAGGCGGTGGTTTGAACTTTCGTGATGAGTCATTTAACTATGACAACTCTTACAAAACCTCTGGTTACATAACAGTCGATTTGATGACGTCATACAACATCAAGCTAAATAAATCAAAAATCACCCTGCAACTAAACGTTAACAATCTGCTAAATAAAACCTACTTCCAGGATGTTATTACTAGCCTGGACGCCAATTCCCAGGTAAACATTGGTATGCCGAGAAGTCTTTTGGGCTCGGTGAAAGTTGAGTTCTAACGGCCAAAAATGAATCAGCCCTGTAGGCCGGAATAAGCGGGAGCGTTTCCGGCAAACTTTGAAATCGCCGGAAACGCCTATCGGCTTATTCCGGCCTACTATTTTGGCCAAGGGTCGCAGCTTTAGGCAACGAACCGCTATCGTCTTGCGCTAAAAACCAACTATGTTGAAACCGAAGGTGGGATTTTTAATTTCTCAATCGTCTTATTAACTGGAAAACGATTTAACCCGTATGTTGGATTCTTGGATGGCGAGCCCTGAACCCCAACATGTTGGATCGGTTTGACCATTGCCTATCATTGGTCGTTTTGCCGGCTAATTGCCCCGCTTTCGCGGTTTACGGCAAAACGTCTAAAACCCACCTAGGCCAAACCTTCCCGAAA
This sequence is a window from Methylomonas methanica MC09. Protein-coding genes within it:
- a CDS encoding TonB-dependent siderophore receptor; the encoded protein is MAITALLLPTLSSAAEPATVGFDIPAQSLAGALTRFSAATGLQVLYDGDLAQNIGAPALKGNYSAEQALRKLLQGSGLNYRFSNGNTVTLEKAAVAAPQSANTMPAITVTGRNVYDSTDPYNTAYTVANSSTALKTDAPLMETPVNVQIIPKAVLNDQQAITIDTALKNVSGVMTGEGSGGLSDDIYMRGFRTSVIYRNGYRFDNQFASWGKREMANVERIEVVKGSAAVMYGQMEPGGMVNVVTKQPLATSYYAAQQQFGSYGLYRTTVDANTPLTSDDTLLFRFNGAYESAGSFRDLVNSERIFLAPILKWNISDRTQATLEMEYRHDNLINDTQAWPYVNGQFINMPKSRNLMEATPQNIDDIFLGANWSHEFNDDWKISNRFAMERMSTPNNLAMRPNSADGKLLNGTTLPRVVFGQPTDINTYFTTLDLTGHFDTFGLEHTVLFGGDYYNFRNSSRAYNSVNVPAIDVYAPMHSGLIYPTTYSNRLTETDYYGLYGQDQIKLPFGFSVVGGLRYQYINQAVKHRNLDYAYSAVTPRVGVVWQAQNWLSLYGNYVENFGANNGLGQGGNVLPPQSAQQWETGIKMEFFDGKASANFGYFDLTKQNVATADPNNPNSPFQVAIGEVHSNGPEVDLRGEFLPGWNAIATYANLNAIVTKDYSGIEGNHLFAVPRNMGSLWNTYEFQSTDLKGLKIGGGLNFRDESFNYDNSYKTSGYITVDLMTSYNIKLNKSKITLQLNVNNLLNKTYFQDVITSLDANSQVNIGMPRSLLGSVKVEF